In the Candidatus Binatia bacterium genome, one interval contains:
- the cutA gene encoding divalent-cation tolerance protein CutA, whose protein sequence is MSDAAAAAVVVLTTTADEESARALSMALVGEGLAACVTRTAVRSVYRWDEGETSTHDASAIRDDAEVLLVIKTARSRLAALQQRILELHRYSCPEVIAIAADHVEERYRTWLLAACGEPGDSVG, encoded by the coding sequence ATGAGTGACGCCGCCGCCGCTGCAGTCGTCGTGCTGACGACGACCGCCGATGAAGAATCCGCCCGCGCTCTTTCGATGGCGCTGGTCGGCGAGGGGCTCGCCGCGTGCGTGACACGCACGGCAGTGCGCTCTGTCTATCGGTGGGACGAAGGCGAGACATCGACGCACGATGCTTCGGCAATTCGCGACGACGCCGAAGTTCTTCTCGTGATCAAGACGGCGAGATCGCGGCTTGCGGCTCTGCAGCAGCGCATCCTGGAGCTGCATCGCTACTCGTGCCCCGAGGTCATCGCGATTGCCGCCGACCACGTCGAAGAGCGCTACAGGACATGGCTGCTCGCAGCGTGCGGTGAGCCGGGAGATTCGGTGGGGTAG
- the ruvC gene encoding crossover junction endodeoxyribonuclease RuvC, which produces MRVLGVDPGTVRCGWAVVELTGPRLEHLGSGVIDAGRGAVCDRLLVIHRALIDVIESLKPDAFSLERNFVARNVQSAFRLGEARGVAMAAAAAAGLGVAEYTPMMIKKAVVGYGRAEKLQVQMAVQRLLSLPELPMPDAADALAAALCHGLSGAFQSRVADSVSLRGLSRLRGRSWRTVRG; this is translated from the coding sequence TTGCGCGTTCTTGGCGTCGATCCGGGCACCGTGCGCTGCGGCTGGGCCGTCGTGGAGCTCACCGGGCCGCGCCTCGAGCACCTCGGCTCCGGCGTGATCGATGCCGGACGAGGGGCGGTCTGCGACCGGCTTCTCGTCATCCACCGCGCCCTCATCGACGTGATCGAATCGCTCAAACCCGACGCGTTCAGCCTCGAGCGCAACTTCGTCGCCCGCAACGTCCAGAGCGCCTTCCGCCTCGGCGAGGCCCGGGGCGTCGCGATGGCCGCTGCCGCCGCCGCCGGCCTCGGCGTCGCCGAATACACGCCGATGATGATCAAGAAGGCCGTCGTGGGTTACGGGAGAGCCGAGAAACTGCAGGTGCAGATGGCCGTGCAAAGACTGCTGTCGCTGCCCGAGCTGCCGATGCCCGATGCCGCCGACGCCCTGGCCGCCGCCCTGTGCCACGGCCTGTCCGGCGCGTTCCAGTCCCGCGTCGCCGATTCCGTTTCGCTGCGGGGCCTGAGCCGGCTTCGCGGTCGAAGCTGGCGGACCGTGCGCGGATGA
- a CDS encoding septal ring lytic transglycosylase RlpA family protein: MREQSLWAVWLPALALTAGCAASTYPLNPLGPQIAAETAVAAQKPSYLEKPGGPVLADFHQKGSCSWYGSQFHGRHTSNGEVFDKNALTAAHPTLPFGSEVEVTDIESGKKVTVRINDRGPFAPGRILDLSYAAASSLDIVNKGVADVALRLVDIDDTLSTPPTAWALEVASFSNKIDANHFIEGLSADQRTAGIYYVKGPDRQAGDYRVRFGPFTCEESAKSAASKLKNVGFRPSLLREQLSRNQAATSSVLR, translated from the coding sequence ATGCGTGAACAATCTCTCTGGGCCGTATGGCTCCCGGCGCTGGCCTTGACGGCCGGCTGTGCCGCCTCCACGTACCCGCTCAACCCCCTCGGACCGCAGATCGCGGCCGAGACCGCGGTTGCTGCCCAGAAGCCGTCGTACCTCGAGAAACCGGGCGGCCCCGTGCTGGCGGACTTCCACCAGAAAGGAAGCTGCTCCTGGTACGGCTCCCAGTTCCACGGGCGCCACACCTCCAACGGCGAAGTCTTCGACAAGAACGCCCTGACTGCCGCCCACCCCACCCTCCCGTTCGGCAGCGAAGTCGAAGTGACCGACATCGAAAGCGGCAAGAAAGTCACGGTGCGCATCAACGACCGCGGTCCCTTCGCTCCCGGTCGCATCCTCGACCTCTCGTACGCAGCCGCCAGCTCGCTCGACATCGTGAACAAGGGCGTGGCCGACGTCGCGCTTCGCCTCGTCGACATCGACGACACGCTCTCGACGCCGCCCACCGCATGGGCCCTCGAAGTCGCGTCGTTCTCGAACAAGATCGACGCGAATCATTTCATCGAAGGACTCAGCGCCGACCAGCGCACCGCCGGCATCTACTACGTCAAGGGTCCGGACAGGCAGGCCGGCGACTACCGCGTTCGCTTCGGGCCGTTCACCTGCGAGGAAAGCGCGAAGTCGGCGGCCAGCAAGTTGAAGAACGTCGGCTTCCGCCCTTCGCTGCTGCGCGAGCAACTCTCGCGCAACCAGGCGGCAACCTCTTCCGTCCTCCGCTGA
- the lpxC gene encoding UDP-3-O-acyl-N-acetylglucosamine deacetylase, protein MDESILIVDDDSGVRDSIGAVLRDEGFRVRYAADGDEALVRAGEERPDLVLLDVWLPGMDGIQVLEHLRQGHADLPVIVISGHGNIETAVRATKLGAIGFMEKPFSIEGLLEAISGALHRARPGEAGAAESDAASGDARFRGSAGSILAGREVRQRTVARAVVGAGLGLHSGARTGIILQPLPPGSGIVFSSVSGAGEVEADVGNVESTGYATTLFKKGLAVRTVEHLMATLHAYGITNLLVKIEGEVPILDGSAVELCELLEQAGIDEQDATITSIELADELRMDPAPGQFLSVRPYDGLRVTYELSYPPPIGDQTYVFTMRDALDFRHEIAPARTFGFVDEIRALESAGLGQGGQLGNFILIGEQGVVNTTLRFPEELARHKILDILGDFYLLGAPLRAEIHARKTGHSHNVAMVKRIRELMKAGGRYSSPITRG, encoded by the coding sequence ATGGACGAAAGCATCCTCATCGTCGACGACGACTCCGGCGTGCGCGACAGCATCGGCGCCGTGCTGCGCGACGAAGGGTTTCGCGTGCGCTACGCGGCCGACGGGGACGAGGCCCTGGTGCGCGCCGGCGAAGAAAGGCCCGACCTCGTTCTTCTCGACGTCTGGCTTCCCGGAATGGACGGCATCCAGGTGCTCGAACACTTGCGCCAGGGCCACGCGGATCTTCCGGTCATCGTGATCTCCGGGCACGGAAACATCGAGACCGCCGTGCGCGCCACCAAGCTCGGCGCCATCGGCTTCATGGAAAAACCGTTCTCGATCGAGGGCCTGCTCGAGGCCATCTCCGGGGCCCTGCACCGCGCGAGGCCCGGCGAGGCGGGAGCTGCCGAGAGCGACGCCGCTTCGGGCGACGCGCGCTTTCGCGGCAGCGCCGGCTCGATCCTGGCCGGCCGCGAAGTGCGCCAGCGCACGGTGGCGCGCGCCGTCGTCGGCGCGGGGCTCGGTCTTCACAGCGGTGCGCGCACCGGGATCATCCTGCAGCCGTTGCCGCCGGGCAGCGGCATCGTCTTCAGCAGCGTCTCGGGGGCCGGCGAGGTCGAGGCCGACGTCGGCAACGTCGAGTCGACGGGCTATGCCACGACGCTCTTCAAGAAGGGCCTGGCGGTGCGCACGGTCGAGCACTTGATGGCAACGCTACACGCGTACGGAATCACGAACCTGCTCGTGAAGATCGAAGGCGAAGTTCCGATCCTCGACGGCTCGGCGGTCGAGCTGTGCGAGCTGCTCGAGCAGGCCGGCATCGACGAGCAGGACGCGACGATCACGTCGATCGAGCTGGCCGACGAGCTGCGCATGGACCCGGCGCCGGGCCAGTTCCTGTCGGTGCGGCCTTACGACGGCTTGCGAGTCACGTACGAGCTTTCGTATCCGCCGCCGATCGGCGACCAGACGTACGTCTTCACGATGCGCGATGCGCTGGACTTCCGCCACGAGATCGCCCCGGCCCGCACCTTCGGCTTCGTCGACGAGATCCGTGCGCTCGAGAGTGCGGGGCTGGGGCAGGGTGGGCAGCTCGGCAACTTCATCCTGATCGGCGAGCAGGGCGTCGTGAACACGACGCTGCGTTTTCCCGAGGAGCTCGCACGCCACAAGATCCTCGACATTCTCGGCGACTTCTACCTGCTCGGCGCGCCGCTGCGCGCCGAGATCCATGCGCGCAAGACCGGGCACTCGCACAACGTCGCGATGGTGAAGCGGATACGCGAGCTGATGAAGGCCGGAGGGCGTTACTCCAGCCCGATCACGCGCGGCTGA
- the ruvA gene encoding Holliday junction branch migration protein RuvA — MIGRLRGTLALRLPGEVLVEAGGVGYQALISLQTFTSLPALGQNVQLEVVTVLRENALELFAFSTLAEKNAFQLLRSVSGIGPRMALAVLSGISVGELAAAVSGDNVKRLTAIPGIGRKTAERILIDLRGKLDGAAPPSAPGSAVDDDAVSALVGLGYKRGEAEKAVRQAASSANGLEEVLRTALASLVRSVAH, encoded by the coding sequence ATGATCGGTCGCCTGCGCGGCACGCTGGCGCTGCGCCTTCCCGGCGAAGTGCTCGTCGAAGCCGGCGGCGTCGGCTACCAGGCGCTGATCTCGCTGCAGACGTTCACGTCGCTGCCGGCGCTCGGCCAGAACGTCCAGCTCGAGGTCGTTACCGTGCTGCGCGAGAACGCGCTGGAGCTGTTCGCGTTCTCGACGCTGGCAGAGAAGAACGCCTTCCAGCTGCTGCGGTCGGTCTCCGGCATCGGTCCGCGCATGGCGCTGGCCGTGCTGTCGGGAATTTCGGTCGGCGAGCTTGCCGCGGCCGTCTCCGGCGACAACGTCAAGCGGCTGACGGCCATTCCCGGCATCGGTCGCAAGACCGCCGAGCGCATCCTCATCGACCTTCGCGGCAAGCTCGACGGCGCGGCGCCGCCGTCGGCGCCGGGCAGTGCGGTCGACGACGACGCGGTGTCGGCGCTGGTCGGATTGGGCTACAAGCGCGGCGAGGCGGAGAAGGCCGTGCGCCAGGCGGCATCCTCTGCCAACGGGCTCGAGGAAGTGCTGCGCACCGCGCTGGCAAGCCTGGTACGCAGCGTCGCGCACTGA
- a CDS encoding ATP-binding protein, which yields MALTNDETPGARQARDARGAEARRSRNPAEEAGDAQRFGEEARVAAAEARRSAEVTRRRRESFIVLLAGLAVAAFGIWGTGGPESRQGGGNVFSFLLINLNVVLLLLMAFFVVRNLLRLVLERRRGTMGSHLRSRLVLAFVVIALFPATVMVIVSYEFVSNGIDDWLGREVEESLDDAYSLARIYYRSTAEQAVAHANALAADIASRDLLAPSALPALKQRIADEQRIHGLATVEVLDPTGASLVRMFRGAETVGERSPSDAEMVDSVRHGQSPTRVDTEGATDVIRGAASVPSRDGKIAAIVIVDTTVAESPRAWSSQILNSFREFRRLTLSKQPFKNLYLVTLLLASFVVVFSATWLGLYLARGVTEPIGRLAEATRDVASGRLDVALPEEGGDEVATLVRGFNTMIAQLARGREALDERRAYIENVLANIGAGVVSIGADGRVGTINPAALAMLGLREEAVIGRVAETVFEEARIPEVVSLLRDVRAGQREAGSGVNFRRDEDRTLVVTATNLRRGNTVSGTVLFFEDVSQIQQVQRMEAWHEVARRIAHEIKNPLTPIQLSAQRLERRLSGRLSGGEADVVRESVSTIVAEVDGLKRLVNEFSQFARMGGGDKAPQDLNPIVEEALPLYRQSHPDIPVQFHAADSLPPARLDRDAVRRALTNLVENAIAAVRAMPDEPRRIDVSTRFDPTLSRVILEVADTGAGISREVRARIFEPYFSTKPEGTGLGLAIVASMAADHHAYLRVRANDPRGTRFVIEFPATHAQHRA from the coding sequence ATGGCGCTGACAAACGACGAAACGCCAGGCGCCCGGCAGGCGCGCGATGCCCGTGGGGCAGAGGCGCGCCGGTCGCGCAATCCCGCAGAAGAAGCGGGCGACGCGCAGCGTTTCGGTGAAGAAGCGCGCGTCGCCGCAGCCGAAGCCCGTCGCAGCGCCGAAGTGACGCGCCGGCGCCGCGAGAGCTTCATCGTCCTGCTCGCCGGCCTTGCCGTCGCCGCGTTCGGAATCTGGGGAACCGGCGGACCCGAGTCGCGCCAGGGAGGAGGCAACGTCTTCTCGTTCCTCCTGATCAACCTCAACGTCGTCCTGCTGCTGCTGATGGCGTTCTTCGTCGTCCGCAACCTGTTGCGCCTCGTGCTCGAGAGGCGCCGCGGCACGATGGGAAGCCACCTGCGCTCGCGCCTGGTGCTCGCGTTCGTCGTCATCGCGCTGTTCCCGGCCACGGTGATGGTGATCGTGTCGTACGAGTTCGTCAGCAACGGGATCGACGACTGGCTCGGGCGCGAGGTCGAAGAATCGCTCGACGACGCCTACAGCCTGGCGCGCATCTACTATCGCTCGACCGCCGAGCAGGCGGTGGCGCACGCCAACGCGCTCGCGGCCGACATCGCCTCGCGCGACCTGCTCGCGCCGTCGGCGCTGCCTGCCCTCAAGCAGCGCATCGCCGACGAGCAGCGCATCCACGGCCTTGCCACGGTGGAGGTGCTCGATCCGACCGGGGCCTCCCTGGTACGCATGTTCCGCGGCGCCGAGACCGTCGGTGAGCGCAGTCCTTCGGACGCCGAAATGGTCGACTCGGTGCGCCACGGGCAGTCGCCGACCCGCGTGGACACCGAAGGCGCGACCGACGTGATCCGCGGGGCCGCCAGCGTGCCGAGCCGCGACGGCAAGATCGCGGCGATCGTGATCGTCGACACGACGGTGGCCGAGAGCCCGCGCGCCTGGAGCTCCCAGATCCTCAATTCCTTCCGCGAATTTCGCCGCCTGACGCTGAGCAAGCAGCCGTTCAAGAACCTCTACCTCGTCACGCTGCTGCTGGCGTCCTTCGTCGTCGTGTTTTCCGCGACGTGGCTGGGCCTGTACCTTGCCCGCGGCGTCACCGAGCCGATCGGGCGCCTGGCCGAGGCCACCCGCGACGTCGCCTCCGGTCGCCTCGACGTCGCGCTGCCGGAGGAGGGCGGCGACGAGGTCGCCACGCTGGTGCGAGGTTTCAACACGATGATCGCCCAGCTCGCGCGCGGCCGCGAAGCCCTCGACGAGCGGCGCGCGTACATCGAGAACGTGCTCGCGAACATCGGCGCCGGCGTCGTCTCGATCGGCGCCGACGGCCGCGTCGGCACGATCAATCCCGCGGCGCTGGCGATGCTGGGGCTGCGCGAGGAAGCCGTGATCGGCCGCGTCGCCGAGACGGTGTTCGAAGAAGCGCGCATCCCCGAGGTCGTCTCCTTGCTGCGCGACGTGCGCGCCGGACAGCGCGAGGCCGGCAGCGGCGTCAACTTTCGTCGCGACGAGGATCGCACGCTGGTCGTGACCGCGACGAACCTGCGCCGCGGCAATACGGTCTCCGGCACCGTGCTGTTCTTCGAGGACGTCTCGCAGATCCAGCAGGTACAGCGCATGGAAGCCTGGCACGAGGTCGCGCGCCGCATTGCCCACGAGATCAAGAATCCACTGACGCCGATTCAGCTTTCGGCGCAGCGCCTGGAGCGGCGGCTTTCCGGGCGGCTCTCCGGCGGCGAAGCCGACGTCGTGCGCGAATCGGTCTCGACGATCGTTGCCGAGGTCGACGGGCTCAAGAGGCTCGTCAACGAGTTCTCGCAGTTTGCGCGCATGGGCGGCGGCGACAAGGCGCCGCAGGACTTGAATCCCATCGTCGAAGAAGCGCTGCCGCTGTACCGCCAGTCGCATCCCGACATCCCCGTGCAATTCCACGCGGCCGATTCCCTGCCGCCCGCGCGACTGGATCGCGACGCCGTGCGACGTGCGCTGACCAACCTCGTCGAGAACGCGATCGCCGCCGTGCGCGCGATGCCCGACGAGCCGCGCCGCATCGACGTGTCGACGCGCTTCGACCCGACGCTCTCGCGCGTGATCCTCGAGGTGGCCGACACCGGGGCCGGCATCTCGCGCGAAGTGAGGGCGCGCATCTTCGAGCCGTATTTCTCGACCAAGCCCGAGGGGACCGGCCTCGGTCTGGCCATTGTCGCGTCGATGGCCGCCGACCATCACGCCTACCTCAGGGTTCGCGCCAACGATCCGCGCGGCACCCGCTTCGTGATTGAGTTTCCTGCGACGCACGCGCAGCATCGCGCCTGA
- a CDS encoding TIGR04282 family arsenosugar biosynthesis glycosyltransferase, producing MAKAPEPGRVKTRLCPPLDHGQASALASAFAHDLLQRLSSRRSFELRLAIDDGRSAADFAAQSATAGNGSQPFAARSLADEARRLGVCFEHQGGGDLGARMERLIARGTDADGSPTLLVGADVPDLPDEAIERAFDVLQATDCVLVPARDGGYVAVGARRRVPALFAIDAPWSSAGVLAATTRSLERAGASFEVLAQWEDVDDAAALGRLAARLSDRGGQVAPATARLLEKWRSEGVRF from the coding sequence CCCGCCTCTGGACCACGGCCAGGCCAGCGCGCTGGCCTCGGCGTTCGCGCACGACCTCCTGCAGAGGCTCTCGTCGCGGCGGTCCTTCGAGCTTCGCCTTGCGATCGACGACGGTCGGAGCGCGGCCGACTTCGCCGCCCAGTCCGCAACTGCCGGCAACGGTTCGCAGCCCTTCGCTGCACGGAGCCTCGCCGACGAAGCCAGGCGCCTCGGAGTCTGTTTCGAGCACCAGGGCGGCGGGGACCTCGGCGCACGCATGGAACGCCTGATCGCGCGCGGGACGGATGCAGATGGATCGCCGACCCTCCTCGTCGGCGCCGACGTGCCCGACCTGCCCGACGAGGCCATCGAAAGAGCGTTCGACGTGCTCCAGGCGACCGACTGCGTGCTCGTACCCGCCCGCGACGGTGGCTACGTCGCCGTCGGCGCGCGGCGCCGCGTGCCGGCCCTGTTCGCGATCGACGCGCCATGGAGCAGCGCGGGGGTGCTGGCCGCGACGACGCGGTCCCTGGAGAGGGCCGGGGCAAGCTTCGAGGTGCTCGCGCAGTGGGAAGACGTTGACGATGCCGCTGCACTCGGCAGACTCGCCGCCCGTCTCAGCGACCGGGGCGGGCAGGTCGCGCCTGCGACAGCCCGCCTGCTGGAGAAGTGGAGAAGCGAAGGAGTCCGGTTCTGA